The nucleotide window CAATTGACTGCGTTGCGCATGGGCATTTCGCTTTTGCGCCTGCAATTTGGCACAGACCAACCGTTGCTGGTGGAGCGTGTGCAGGCACTGATGGGGCGGATCGATGAAACCATTCAGGTGGTTCGCAACGTGGCAACCAGCCTGCGTCCCTCGGCACTCGATATGGGATTGACTTCGGCGCTTGAGTGGTTGATTTCCGAATTTTCCCACAACACCGGCGTCCCCTGTCATCTTAGGGCGCCAGCGGCTCGATTGGAGCTCGACGACGAGCGCGCCACCGCGATTTTCCGGGTCATTCAAGAATCCCTCACCAATGTCGCTCGTCATGCCCAGGCGAGTCGGGTGGATATCCACCTCAACTGTTGCTCCGAACACGTGCTGATCGAAGTGCGGGACAACGGCAGGGGCTTTGATCCGAAGCGACTCTCCAAGCGCACCCTTGGAATGCTTGGGATGCGCGAACGCGGGCATATGCTCGGCGGAACGGTGACCGTGCACAGCGCCCCCGGCCAGGGGACGAGTGTGCAGGTGAACATCCCCTTTCAAATAGACCCAGAGGCCTCATGATCCAATTGATGATCGCAGACGACCACGCCATCATGCGCGAGGGTCTGAAGCAACTGTTCGTGCTAGCCAGGGACCTGCAAGTCGTGGCTGAGGCGGAAAACGGCGTCCAGCTTATTGAGCGGCTACGCCTCGGAGGCATCGACCTATTGCTCCTGGACATGAACATGCCGGGAATCAGTGGCGACGATCTGGTTGCGCGCATACGTGCCCACTATCCGAAACTACCGATTTTGGTGTTGAGCATGCACAATGAGGTGCAGATTGCACAGCGTGCCCTCAAGGCGGGAGCTACCGGTTACCTGACCAAGGACCGGGATCCCGAGACGTTGTTGGCAGCCATTCGCAGAGTCGCCGCCGGCGGGCGCTTCATCGACGCCGCACTGGCCGAACAGATGGCCTTGGCGGCGACGGGCCTGGGGCCATGTGCCCAGCACGATGCGCTCACCGATCGCGAACTGCAGGTCATGCGTCTGCTCGCCCGCGGCATGAGCGTCTCGCGGATTGCGACGGAATTGGTCATCAGCCACAAGACTGTCAGCACCCATAAGGCGCGCTTGATGGAAAAAATGGGATTCATAAGTACGGCCGATATCGTCCGCTATGCGATGACGCAACAACTGATCTGATCCCGTCGGGTTCCTGTTGGCATTGCAGCAGAAGGGCGCGATCGGCAAAAAAGCATGAGCAGCTTATAGCGTGACAGTGGCACGCCCTTGAGGGGGGCGGGCAGGCAAATGCCTTCTTGGTGTTGCGCTGAAACAACCCTGGCGCTCGATATATTCCCACTCTGTCCGGGCAGCGCCTGCGACCTCCAAACGAACCCCGCGCGACACGACACGACTGAACCATGAAAGAGTGCCGCGCATAGTCTTCCACAAGCAATGACTCGCATCCATTACTCCCCGTGAACGCACGTCTCGGCGCACGGGTAAGCAAGCCCCTACCAAGCCCGCCTGAATGCCTACCCAAAAAGCAGTAAAACCCGATGTTTGCCGTAGCGCATGACCGGCATCATTGGTTGATGTCATTTCGCCTCTGTTTTTTTTGACGCAGGGGCTACCCCTTTTCGTATCTACCAGGCAGTTCCGGTCGCCGGATGGAGAACCCGTTTTGAGCGTAACGATCGCCCACCCAAGCCGATCATCAGCAGGCTTGCCCGTAGCGTTCCTGCTTTTGGCCGCGCTCGGGCACCGCTCGATGCCGATGCCTGGCACGAGCACCTGGCATGCACCTATACCGGCTGGAGGCAGATGAACACTGACGCGCATCAGCGCATCGCCATCAAGGGCGAGCTGAGCATCTATACCGCGGCGGATTGGAAACGGCGCCTGGATGACTTGTCAGGGCAGGGCGGCGATCTGGAACTGGACCTCGGGGCTGTTCAGGCGCTGGATACGGCCGGGCTGCAATTACTGATGATGGCCAAAAAAGAAATGATTGCCCGCGGCCAGCTATTGCGCCTGACCCACCACAGTCATGCGGTACTGGAGGTGTTCGGGTTGTGCGATATCGCCGACTTCTTCGGCGACCCCATCCTGCTGCATGTCGAGCCGGCCTCGGACTATGCCCCGGCGCAGCGGGGCCCGTTGCTCGTCGAAGCCGAGTTGGACAGGGAGATCCGCGCTGACAGATTGCAGACTCACCACTGGCACATTTCCTGGCGTCCGGGCCTTGACCTGCTGCGCAGCGGCATGGACCCGTTGGCGCTGATTTGTTACTTGTCCACCCTGGGGCATACCTGCAGCATCGTTACCCTCAGCGACAGCCTGCCACCCAGGGCCGGGATGAACCCCGAAAGTTGCTACCTGGGCTTCGAAATCGGCTTTCACAGCGATGCCGACCAGGCCGCTATCGAGGCGGTCTTCGAACCCCTTCGCGAAGACAGTCAGGTGCACATCCTCTCGCCGCACAGCAAGACCGATGAATACCGCAAGATGATTCAGGCATTGCCGCAAGAGAGTCTGCGCATGGGTGAAATTCTGCTCATGCGCTGCGGTATCCCTTCCCCCGCGGAGCTGGACGATTCGATCACTGAGCAGCCGTCCATCGACCTGAGTGTGATTGACCGGTCGATCATGGATCCGTCGCCTATTGAAGAGGGGCTGGCAGCGCAGCCAGTCGAAGACGATTGCGAGGCAGAGAACAACCTGATTAGCGTCGATACCACCCGGCTCGATCAACTGATGAACCTGATTGACGAACTCCTTATTGCGGGTGCTGGTGCCGATCTCGCCGCCCGAAACACTGGGGCCAGTGAGGTGGTGGAGGCCACGGCGGTTCTCGCGCGCCTGGTGGAAGAGGTTCGCGAGTCGACGTTGGCCCTGCGCACGGTGCAAAGAGGTTCCACCTGCAATCGCTTCCAGCGCGTGGTGCGCGCCGTTGCCAGGGGACCGGACAAGAACACTCTCGCCTGCCATCACGCAAACGAATACGCCGGCGATCTGGACAGAGCGCCGACGGACTTCATGCGTTTTCAGGAGTGAGGTCATGGACCAAGTGATCGATATCCACGGGTTAGGGTTCTGGCTGTTTCTGATGGTGCCTGGCACTGCCATGCTCGTCTGGCTGGTGGTTCATCTGTTGCGTGTCGACGTCAAGACAGGCAAGCCTGTCGATCCATCTGCTGAGGTTTACCCTGTTAATCTGGACCCGTTCGCCCTTCATACGATCGGGCTGCTCACCGATGCATGCGCGGCTTATAGCCCATCCCGTGAAGAGTCTGTTGCCTCGAGTCGTTTGCCGGTGCTCAAACGTAGCGTCACCGATCATGAGAACTTCATCGAGCTCGCCGACAAGATGTATCAGTTGGCCGAATTGATCGCGCTGATGGATGAGAAAAAGCAGGTACTGGCAGGTACAGCCATTAACCCTCAATTGGCTGCTGACAAGCCGATACCCGACAGCCCTAACCTGTCGCTCATGCTCGGCGGCGAACGGTTCGCGATCAGCGCATTGAACATCCACACCGTCGTCGAGGCGCGTCAGCTCTTCACTAAACTGGCCATGCCGTCGAAGCTGCGCAGTGCAATCAGAGTGGGCAACACGCTGGTACCGGTGATCGACCTTGGCATCCACCTCGCGGGTCGGCCGGTAAGGATGAGCTGGAGCACCTGTGTAGTCGTCCTTGAGGTGGGCTTCGCTGATCGAACGCACATGATCGGTGTAGTGGTCGATGCGGTCGGCGGCATATTGCGAGTTTCCCCAGCGCAAATCGAACAGACAGCGATCCAAAACAGCAAAATCCGCAACGATTTCATCCTCGGCATGGTCTTGGTCGACAATTACATGTTCACGTTGTTGGGTATCGAGCGAGGACTCTCGGCGAATGGGTTCGTCCTGCCGCGTTCGCTCACCCAACCCATGGCAGAGGAGAGGACGCCGACATGAGCTTCATCCGCACGTTCTTCTGCCGTTACAGCCGCCGGCCGATCCTGTTACCGCAGGCTTTTGCGCAAACATCGGGCGGCGCGAACCAGACCCATGCATCCACTCGCGAATTCGCGGACCTGGCCGGTGAGCTGAATGCCATCGTCAAGCACTTCATTGTCTGAGGCAAAGACGCCGCACTATGAAATACCTGCAAGGATTTCCATGCAATGAATAACCGGGTGCTATCCGATATGCACCAACGAGTCTGGGCGCCCCGATCAGGTGGCCCTATGCGCAAAAGGACCAACCGCAACGACTCTCTCACCGACAAAACCAGGTGGCGAGTATGAATAACAATCTACCTCCTTCGAGCCTGCTCACCCCGACGCCTTGCACCGAGCGAACGCAGACTCGCTTCTACGCTGAGTGTTTGAAGTGCACCGCTGACAGTCAGGCCTTTCGCACGCTGGCCGAGAATACGCCGGATTCTATTGCCCGCTATGATCGCCAGGCTCTGCGTACTTACGCCACCCCGGCTTTTGCCCGTATAGCCGGAGTCTCCCCTGTGTCCCTGCTCGGCAAAAAACCCAGCGACGCTTCCAGCGTTCCCGAAATGCTTGCCTATGAGGCGACTCTGCTGGAGGTGGTACACAGTGGCCAACCCGCCGACTATGAGTTGTCCTGGACAGGTGCAAACGGCCCGATTACCAGCCAGATACGCCTCGTTCCGGAGCTGGGGGCCGACGGTGAAGTCGTCAGCGTACTGGCCGTGGGCCGTGATATCACCCAGCTACGGCGCGCCGAGCAGGAACTGCGGGTCAGGGAGCAGGAGTTTCGCACCCTGGTGGAGAATTCGCCGGATGTCATTGTCCGCTATGACCGTGAGGGCCGGCGCATCTACATCAATCCCGCCTACGAGCGGGTGTATGGGCTCGCGCGCAGCGAAGTCATCGGCACCCCCATTACTTACAAGTCCCCTCTGCCTGTCGACGTGACGAGTCGCTATCACCGGTGCATCTTGAATGTCCTGCTGGGTGGCCAGCCCGACTCAGAGGAAGCCATCTGGACCAACGCCAACGGTGAACAGACTGCCTTGCATATCCAAATGGTGCCTGAGTTCGACCAGCACGGGCAGGTCACCAGCGTGCTTACCATCGCCCGCAACATATCCGCGCTCAAGGCAACCGAGCAGCGTCTTGAGCAGGCCGAAGCCATGGCTCGCCTCGGCCACTGGCAATTGGATTATCGCCTTGGCGCCTTGCGGCTATCGGCGGAACTCTGTCGTATGGCCGGCAAACCTCGCAATTGGTGTCCGACCCAGAGTGAACTCCTCTCCATGCTCCTGCTCAAGGATCGCGGACGCATCCTTGATCGTCTCTGCCAAGCCTCCTTCGAGCGCAGCACCTCTCTAACGTTGGAGTACTGCATCGTGGTGGACGGGCGGCAATTGCATTTGCATTCCGATATGAGTATCGAATACGACGCCGACGGTAAGCCGCTGCATGCGCTGGGTACGGTCCAGGATATCAGTGAACTGAAAGCCTATCGGGAGCGGATGCACGCGCTGGCCTTTTATGATGGCCTGACCGAACTGCCTAATCGCGAACTTTTTAAAGAGCGCCTGCAACAAGCGTTGGTCGAGGCCGAGCGCAGTGGCGGCCAAGTCGTGGTGTCGGTTCTCGACCTCGATAACTTCAAGGTGGTGAACGATACCTTGGGGCACGGCGCTGGGGATGAATTGTTGCGCGAAGCCGCCAGCCGCTTGCGGCGTCTGGTGTGCGGTAACGATACCGTGGCACGCCTGGGCGGTGATGAGTTCGCGCTGATTCTCACCAAACTCACCGACACTGCCGACTTGGACAGCCAGGGCAAACGAATCCTGCAGGCCATTACGGGTATTTACCGGATCCAGGGTCGGGAAGTTTTCGTATCCGGTAGCCTCGGTATCGCCCGCAGTCCGGTAGACGCTGACAGCATCGCCGAACTCCTGCAGTACGCCGATTCGGCCATGTATCACGCCAAAGCCCGCGGGCGAAACAATGTGCAGCTCTATACGCCGCGCCTGACCCAACAGACCATGGAGCGTCAGGCACTGGCAGCGAGCTTGCGCCATGCGCAGCGTAACGGTGAACTGACGTTGCATTATCAGCCACAGATAGATTTGGCCAGCGGCCGCCTGATCGGCGCTGAAGCCCTGTTACGCTGGAACCATCCGCAACACGGGCAAGTGCCTCCGGACAAGTTCATTCCGATTGCCGAGGAAACCGGACTGATTGTTGGTATTGGCGAATGGGTTCTGGAAACGGCCTGTCGTTTTGCCGTCACCTTGAATTGTGAGGGGCGGTGCCCACCGCTGAAAATAGCCGTCAATCTGTCGCCGCGACAGTTCCAGATGAATGACCTGCTTAGCTCAATCCGCGCCATCGCGCAGAACACCGGCTGCGAGCCAGCCTGGTTGGAACTGGAAATCACTGAAGGCTTGCTGCTGGATGATAGCGTCGTCGTGCGCGAAACCCTTAAAGAACTGAACACCATGGGTTTCTCCATTGCCATCGACGATTTCGGTACCGGTTATTCGGCGCTCGGCTACCTGAATCGCTTTCCCATCGAAACCCTGAAGATAGACCGCTCTTTTATTCGCGACATCGAACACAACCGCGAAAGCGCCGAGCTAGTCAAGGCGATCATCTCCATGGCTAACAATTTGCGCTTGTCGCTGGTAGCCGAAGGCGTCGAAGAGACCTCTCAGCAAGCATTCCTGCAGAGTCATGGTTGCCAAAGTGCACAGGGTTGGCTGTATGGAAAAGCCATGCCACAGGTGGATTTCGAAGAACTGTCGTTATTAAGGCCAGCGAACTGTGACTGGCGGGTAAGTCATGGCGTGGCCGTGTCTGCGGCTGACATCACGTACCGCCCATGAAGTTACTTCACCCATGTGAGTCTCTCCCCAAGATGAAATTTTTTCGCAATATGCCTGTTACGCGTCGGCTGTGGATAGTCCTCCTGCTCGCCATGACCATGCTCCTTGCAATCAGCTTGTTCTTGTTGCGGCAGATCTACATAGAGCAGCACGACGCAAAGGCAGGGAAGACCCGGCAGGTGGTTGAAGCCACCATGAGCGTTCTCAGGCATTTCCATGACCTGGAAAAGAACGGCATGCTGAGCCGTGAAGATGCGCAGAAACAAGCCCTCGCCGTGGTCCGCGCAATGCGGTACGACGGGGATAACTACCTATGGGTCAACAATCTTGAAGTGAAG belongs to Pseudomonas sp. B21-028 and includes:
- a CDS encoding response regulator transcription factor, producing the protein MIQLMIADDHAIMREGLKQLFVLARDLQVVAEAENGVQLIERLRLGGIDLLLLDMNMPGISGDDLVARIRAHYPKLPILVLSMHNEVQIAQRALKAGATGYLTKDRDPETLLAAIRRVAAGGRFIDAALAEQMALAATGLGPCAQHDALTDRELQVMRLLARGMSVSRIATELVISHKTVSTHKARLMEKMGFISTADIVRYAMTQQLI
- a CDS encoding STAS domain-containing protein codes for the protein MNTDAHQRIAIKGELSIYTAADWKRRLDDLSGQGGDLELDLGAVQALDTAGLQLLMMAKKEMIARGQLLRLTHHSHAVLEVFGLCDIADFFGDPILLHVEPASDYAPAQRGPLLVEAELDREIRADRLQTHHWHISWRPGLDLLRSGMDPLALICYLSTLGHTCSIVTLSDSLPPRAGMNPESCYLGFEIGFHSDADQAAIEAVFEPLREDSQVHILSPHSKTDEYRKMIQALPQESLRMGEILLMRCGIPSPAELDDSITEQPSIDLSVIDRSIMDPSPIEEGLAAQPVEDDCEAENNLISVDTTRLDQLMNLIDELLIAGAGADLAARNTGASEVVEATAVLARLVEEVRESTLALRTVQRGSTCNRFQRVVRAVARGPDKNTLACHHANEYAGDLDRAPTDFMRFQE
- a CDS encoding chemotaxis protein CheW, with amino-acid sequence MDQVIDIHGLGFWLFLMVPGTAMLVWLVVHLLRVDVKTGKPVDPSAEVYPVNLDPFALHTIGLLTDACAAYSPSREESVASSRLPVLKRSVTDHENFIELADKMYQLAELIALMDEKKQVLAGTAINPQLAADKPIPDSPNLSLMLGGERFAISALNIHTVVEARQLFTKLAMPSKLRSAIRVGNTLVPVIDLGIHLAGRPVRMSWSTCVVVLEVGFADRTHMIGVVVDAVGGILRVSPAQIEQTAIQNSKIRNDFILGMVLVDNYMFTLLGIERGLSANGFVLPRSLTQPMAEERTPT
- a CDS encoding bifunctional diguanylate cyclase/phosphodiesterase; amino-acid sequence: MNNNLPPSSLLTPTPCTERTQTRFYAECLKCTADSQAFRTLAENTPDSIARYDRQALRTYATPAFARIAGVSPVSLLGKKPSDASSVPEMLAYEATLLEVVHSGQPADYELSWTGANGPITSQIRLVPELGADGEVVSVLAVGRDITQLRRAEQELRVREQEFRTLVENSPDVIVRYDREGRRIYINPAYERVYGLARSEVIGTPITYKSPLPVDVTSRYHRCILNVLLGGQPDSEEAIWTNANGEQTALHIQMVPEFDQHGQVTSVLTIARNISALKATEQRLEQAEAMARLGHWQLDYRLGALRLSAELCRMAGKPRNWCPTQSELLSMLLLKDRGRILDRLCQASFERSTSLTLEYCIVVDGRQLHLHSDMSIEYDADGKPLHALGTVQDISELKAYRERMHALAFYDGLTELPNRELFKERLQQALVEAERSGGQVVVSVLDLDNFKVVNDTLGHGAGDELLREAASRLRRLVCGNDTVARLGGDEFALILTKLTDTADLDSQGKRILQAITGIYRIQGREVFVSGSLGIARSPVDADSIAELLQYADSAMYHAKARGRNNVQLYTPRLTQQTMERQALAASLRHAQRNGELTLHYQPQIDLASGRLIGAEALLRWNHPQHGQVPPDKFIPIAEETGLIVGIGEWVLETACRFAVTLNCEGRCPPLKIAVNLSPRQFQMNDLLSSIRAIAQNTGCEPAWLELEITEGLLLDDSVVVRETLKELNTMGFSIAIDDFGTGYSALGYLNRFPIETLKIDRSFIRDIEHNRESAELVKAIISMANNLRLSLVAEGVEETSQQAFLQSHGCQSAQGWLYGKAMPQVDFEELSLLRPANCDWRVSHGVAVSAADITYRP